A part of Drosophila ananassae strain 14024-0371.13 chromosome 2R, ASM1763931v2, whole genome shotgun sequence genomic DNA contains:
- the LOC6493340 gene encoding protein alan shepard isoform X13 → MGPNGTAQNQNQQGGEQLSKTNLYIRGLQQGTTDKDLVNMCAQYGTIISTKAILDKTTNKCKGYGFVDFEQPAFAECAVKGLQGKGVQAQMAKVGIWVLHRPAIQQEQDPTNLYIANLPPHYKETDLEAMLSKYGQVVSTRILRDQQMNSKGVGFARMESREKCEQIIQMFNGNTIPGGKDPLLVKFADGGPKKKNLFKTPDPNARAWRDVSAEGIPVAYDPTLQQNGVSVNVGTPIGVPYSRFSAPQVGGYPVAGSQWIPGYMMTQPITQVDDQYMQMAAAPQLGVTSYKPEAVNQVQPRGISMMVSGDTAVPYGTMMPQLATLQIGNSNFSPSLQYISPTYPYYAPPPTIIPTMPMTDSEQASTAASPDEAYTQYPHQAAPK, encoded by the exons ATGGGTCCCAACGGCACGGCACAGAATCAAAACCAGCAGGGCGGCGAGCAGTTGTCCAAGACAAACCTCTACATTCGCGGCCTCCAGCAAGGCACAACCGACAAGGATCTAGTTAATATGTGTGCACA ATACGGAACAATTATATCAACCAAGGCTATTTTAgataaaacaacaaacaaatgtaaag GTTACGGCTTCGTCGACTTCGAGCAGCCAGCCTTCGCCGAGTGCGCCGTCAAAGGATTGCAGGGGAAGGGCGTGCAAGCTCAGATGGCCAAAGTGGGTATCTGGGTGCTTCATAGGCCGGCCATT CAACAGGAACAGGATCCCACAAATTTGTATATCGCAAATTTGCCGCCTCACTACAAAGAAACTGATCTGGAGGCAATGCTATCGAAATATGGACAAGTTGTTTCGACCAGAATATTGCGTGATCAGCAGATGAACTCAAAGG gcGTTGGCTTTGCCCGTATGGAGAGTCGTGAGAAGTGCGagcaaatcatccagatgttTAATGGCAACACAATACCGGGTGGCAAAGATCCCCTCCTTGTGAAATTCGCCGACGGTGGACCCAAAAAGAAGAATCTCTTCAAGACACCCGATCCGAATGCGCGTGCGTGGCGTGATGTCTCCGCGGAGGGTATCCCCGTGGCCTATGATCCGACTTTGCAACAGAACGGAGTCAGCGTTAATGTTGGCACACCCATTGGAGTGCCCTACTCTCGATTCAGCGCCCCCCAGGTGGGTGGCTATCCAGTGGCCGGCTCCCAATGGATACCCGGCTATATGATGACCCAGCCGATCACTCAGGTAGATGATCAG TACATGCAGATGGCAGCTGCCCCCCAGTTGGGTGTGACCTCATACAAGCCGGAGGCGGTCAACCAAGTGCAGCCGCGTGGCATTTCGATGATGGTCAGTGGCGACACGGCCGTGCCATATGGAACGATGATGCCCCAGTTGGCCACCCTGCAGATTGGCAACTCT AACTTTTCTCCATCGTTACAGTATATTAGTCCAACTTATCCATATTATGCACCACCACCAACTATTATACCAACAATGCCAATGACAGATTCCGAACAGGCTAGCACAGCTGCATCACCCGACGAGGCATACACACAGTATCCACATCAAGCCGCTCCCAAATAG